Part of the Rhizobium viscosum genome is shown below.
GCCGGCGACCTTGCCGTCATCGTCCCGCAGCGGCGTGTAGGAAAAGGTGAACCAGGTGTCTTCCGTCTGCCCTTCGCGCCGCATGGGAACGTGCAGTTCCTCGTAGAGCTGTGACCGACCGTTAAGCGTGGCCTCCACGATCGGCTCGAACTGCGGCCAGATATCCGACCACACGTGCTGAAACGGTTTTCCGAGAGCGGCAGGATGCCGTTCGGGAAAGATCGCGACATAGGCGTCATTGTAGATGAAGGCGAGTTCGGGGCCCCAGGCGACGAATTTCGGCTGGCGTGAATTGACAACCATTTCCGCGATATGCCGGAGTGAACTCGGCCATGCTTCGACTGATCCGATGCCGGCAGCATCCAAACCATTCCGGCGCAGCAAATTCCCGATTTCGCTATCGCCTTCCGGCCAGCGGCCCCCAACCCGTGCCATCAAAATCGCTTTCAATCTTACTGTGGCATCACCCGAGCCGGGTCTGCCGGTCCACCGTCGACAAAATAGAGGCGTCGGGCAGCAGGGAAAGGGTGAGCTGCAAATATCGTTAACCGGGAAAGTGTCCGATTACTCGCAGAAAGGCTGTTTATATTTGTTATTCCTCGTCCAGTTTCTGCGAGGTGATGAAAGCGCGGCTCAAGGCAAAGGAACGAAGCTGGATCGGTTTGCGTGGATCGCGAAAAAATACGCCGACTATATTATCAACCAGAAGGATAAGCCCCAGTGCGAAACCGATATAGAGCAAAGCGGCGATCAGAAGAAGCGACATCTCCATCCCTCACACCTATGCTGGAAAACCCCGGGCGGAGGCCGCGGGAACCGGGATAACGACGGAATGGGCGAAACAGCTGTTCATGGCGACTTCCCCTGCTTGCCCATAGACAGCCGGAGGATGCTCTTGTTCCCCGTTTCGAGGGGTGGACGCAGCTTTTTTACAAAGCTGTCCAGACGGACGTTTCATTCGGCTTGTGGTCACCCCCGCACAGAAGCTGGCGCTTCATGAACTTCTTAGCGCGCAACTAATTCAAACTTATGACAAAAAAACCTCAGGGGCGCCGCGAAGGCGCCCATTTTCATCAAGATTTGAAAATTTCTCTTCAGGAAGCCGACTTGCGTACGCTTGTCCGCTTCGGGGCCGGTTTGACGATGCCATCGGTCTTTGTATTTGTTGGCGCCTGTTTGGCAGGTTTCTTGGCTTCGCCGCCATTCGTGACCTTGGTCGCTGCTGCCGGTGCCGCCGTCTTGGCTGCCACAGCCCGCTTCGCCCGAGGTTTCGCTTCCTTGCCGTTTGGAGATTTTAACACCCCCTTGAGCGCATCATGCTCAGCCCTTGCTTTTTCCCAATGGACGGAATCCCGTCCCGTCGGGTGTCCCTCTTCTTCCCAGAGGGCATATGCACGTTTTTGTATCCACTCTTCCCGAGTTTCTGCCATCGCTGATCTCCAGTCACAACATGCCGTCGTTCGAACGCGATACTGTTGAAAAGGTTCCAGACTATTGGGCCGGTTTCAAGTGGATTTGCGAAGTAAATCGGGAATATTTTTGCATTGCAGTATTTATAGGCAATAACTCGTTCTAGTTGCCTTGATATTGGACAGCGCGGTGCAGATCCTGGATGAAATTCGCACGCTGGCGCGCGGCATCTTCTTTCTCGCGAATCCGCAGGAGGAAAGAAGGATGGATGGTCACGAGAACCGGCGGATGGTTCTCCGGCGTGAGGATGTGACCGCGCTCGGGTGTCAGTTTCACCTTCGATCCGAGGAGAGAATAGACTGCTGTTGCACCGAGTGCGACGATGAGATTCGGCCGCACGACGTTGATTTCGGCACCGAGCCACCAGGAGCAGCGCTGGATCTCCCCCGCATTGGGTTTCGAATGTAGCCGGCGCTTGCCGCGAGGCTCGAACTTGAAGTGTTTGACTGCGTTGGTGACGTAGCATCGCGAGCGGTCGAGCCCAGCCTCCTCGAGACAGACGTCGAGCAGGCGTCCGGCCGGACCTACGAATGGGTGTCCCGCGATATCCTCCTTGTCGCCGGGTTGTTCGCCGACGAGCATGATCTCGGCCTTTTGCGATCCCTCGCCGAAGACGATCTGGGTGGCATTCTTGTAAAGTTCGCAGCGTGTGCAACCTTCCGCTTGACGACTAAGCTGATCGAGGCTGGTTGCGTCGGCGCTTTCAAGCGTGAAGGCGGGGCCGAATTTCGGTGCGACGTTCATGGCAGCAATCCCGTGGCTTTCACCCTCAACCGATCGCGCTGCGGATTGTTCCTGCCTGTTCGGAACAACCCGCAGCCTCAGGAATTTGATGCTGATTGGAAATCACACGGGGTGAGGAATGAACCAGATTTCAAGGACCGGTACGAACACGGAGAGCACGGGATGCTGGGGCGCAGAGCTGCTCGCGGGCGGAGGCGCGCGTTTTCGTCTCTGGACGCAGGGTGAGAATGCGATCTCTCTGCGGCACCGCGGCCGGGATATCCCGATGCAGGACGTTGGTGGCGGATGGTTCGAGCTGACCGCGGTGGAAGCATCCGCCGGCGATGAGTATATGTTCGTCCTCCCTGATGGAAAAGCCGTGCCGGATCCGGCGTCGCGGGCGCAGGCCGGCAACGTGCATGGGCCGTCTCTGATCGTCGATCCCGGCTATCAATGGCAGAATTCGGGCTGGCGCGGCCGTCCGTGGGAAGAGGCCGTCATCAGCGAGATCCATATCGGCACCTTCACGCCCGAGGGTACATTCCGCGCCGCAGCGCAGAAGCTCAAGCATCTCGCCGAAACTGGTATCACGGCCGTTGAAGTGATGCCGGTTGCGCAATTTGCCGGCAATCGCGGCTGGGGTTACGATGGCGTACTACACTATGCGCCGCATTCTGCTTACGGCACGCCGGCCGATTTCAAGGCCTTTATCGATGCGGCGCACGGCCTCGGCATCATGGTGCTGCTCGACGTCGTCTACAATCATTTCGGACCCGAGGGCAATTATCTTCACACCTATGCGCCCGGCTTCTTCCGCAAAGACCGGGAAACGCCCTGGGGGGCGGCAATCGATTTTGGGCAGGAACCAGTGCGGCGCTTCTTTATCGAGAATGCACTCTACTGGATCGGTGAGTTCCGGCTGGACGGGCTCAGGCTCGATGCCGTGGAGCAAATCCATGATGCCTCTGAAAAGCATGTGCTTTCGGCCATGGCCGAAGAAGTGAAAGCCACCTTCGCCGACAGGCAGGTTCATCTCGTCGTCGAAGACCAGCGCAATCTGGTGGAGTTGCTGGTCCGTGACGAGAACGGCACTCCTAAAGCCTACGAGGCCGAATGGAACGATGATTTCCATCATGTGGCGCATATCATCGCGACCGGCGAAACCATCGGCCACTACAAGCCTTTCGCCGGTCAGCTCTGGCACAAGCTTCGCCTTGCGCTTCAGCATGGCTTCATCTATCCGGATCGAACCGAACCGCCGGAACTACCTGTTGGCGAGCGATGTTACCTGCCACCGACCGCCTTTGTCGATTTCTTGCAGAACCACGACCAGATCGGCAACCGCGCCTTCGGCGAGCGGCTGGTGAGCCTTTCCGATCCCGATATGCTGGATGCGCTGACAGCGATACTCCTGCTCTCACCGCACATACCCTTTCTTTTCATGGGGGAGGAGTATGGGGAAAGGCGGCCCTTCTATTTCTTCACCGATTACACGGGTGAACTTGCCAAAATAGTCCGCGAGGGTCGCATGGCGGAAGCCGAGGGTTTTGGCGGATTGAAGACTGGCAGGACCGCAGCCGATCTGCCCGATCCGAATGTGCTTTCGACCTTCGAACATTCGAAACTCGACTGGCAATGGCGGGAAAGAGAAGAGGGACAAAAAAACCTGGCTTTCGTCACCGAGCTCCTGACGCTGCGCAAGACCTATATCGTGCCGCTGCTACGGCAGAGCTGGGCCATGGAGAGCGGCGCGCTGGAGGTGTCGGAAGGGGCGGTCGCCGTCTGGTGGAAATTTGCTAACCTGACGCTGGCGCTGCGCGCCAACTTGTCGGGGCAGGCGCTGGTTTTGCCGTCGATCGATGGGACGGTGATCTACGAGCGCTACGGCAAGGAAGCAAAACCTGCCGAGAATGGCGCGCTGCCGCCGCATTCGGTCGTGTTTGCCATCGATATTGAGCCGGCAAATTAAGCATCTGAAAATTTCGCGTTGAGAGTGAGCGGCGGACTGATTGAACGCAGACGATTCGCGGCTATATCCTGTCGCGATGTTTCAACTGCTGTCGACCTACTGGCCGCATATCCTCTTCGTCATCTCGATTGCCATGGGGGCAGCGGCGGCGATCCATGCCACCATGACCAAGGAAGAGGTCCGGGCCGCGACCGGCTGGGTGGGCGTGATCATCCTCTCACCGATCATCGGCGCGCTGCTTTACATGATTGCCGGCATCAATCGTATCCGCCGCAAGTCGCTGAGCCTTCGCCGCGACGCATTGCTGCCTGCCGCCGATCTGGACGAGCTCGAAAAGTTTGACGCGGAGACCGATGCCGTCATCAGCCAGTTCGGCCGGCGTTTTGCTGCCCTGCAGACGCTCGGCGATCGCGTTACGCGTTATCCGCTGACGACGGGCAATACGATCGACATGCTGGAAAACGGCGACGAGGCCTATGCGGCGATGAAGACCGCAATCGATGGCGCCGAGCGCAGTATCCTGCTGGAAACCTATATCTTCGACCGTGACCGGATCGGGCTGCGCATCGCCGATGCACTGATTGCAGCCG
Proteins encoded:
- a CDS encoding DUF2934 domain-containing protein — encoded protein: MAETREEWIQKRAYALWEEEGHPTGRDSVHWEKARAEHDALKGVLKSPNGKEAKPRAKRAVAAKTAAPAAATKVTNGGEAKKPAKQAPTNTKTDGIVKPAPKRTSVRKSAS
- a CDS encoding UdgX family uracil-DNA binding protein (This protein belongs to the uracil DNA glycosylase superfamily, members of which act in excision repair of DNA. However, it belongs more specifically to UdgX branch, whose founding member was found to bind uracil in DNA (where it does not belong), without cleaving it, appears to promote DNA repair by a pathway involving RecA, rather than base excision.), whose translation is MNVAPKFGPAFTLESADATSLDQLSRQAEGCTRCELYKNATQIVFGEGSQKAEIMLVGEQPGDKEDIAGHPFVGPAGRLLDVCLEEAGLDRSRCYVTNAVKHFKFEPRGKRRLHSKPNAGEIQRCSWWLGAEINVVRPNLIVALGATAVYSLLGSKVKLTPERGHILTPENHPPVLVTIHPSFLLRIREKEDAARQRANFIQDLHRAVQYQGN
- the treZ gene encoding malto-oligosyltrehalose trehalohydrolase — protein: MNQISRTGTNTESTGCWGAELLAGGGARFRLWTQGENAISLRHRGRDIPMQDVGGGWFELTAVEASAGDEYMFVLPDGKAVPDPASRAQAGNVHGPSLIVDPGYQWQNSGWRGRPWEEAVISEIHIGTFTPEGTFRAAAQKLKHLAETGITAVEVMPVAQFAGNRGWGYDGVLHYAPHSAYGTPADFKAFIDAAHGLGIMVLLDVVYNHFGPEGNYLHTYAPGFFRKDRETPWGAAIDFGQEPVRRFFIENALYWIGEFRLDGLRLDAVEQIHDASEKHVLSAMAEEVKATFADRQVHLVVEDQRNLVELLVRDENGTPKAYEAEWNDDFHHVAHIIATGETIGHYKPFAGQLWHKLRLALQHGFIYPDRTEPPELPVGERCYLPPTAFVDFLQNHDQIGNRAFGERLVSLSDPDMLDALTAILLLSPHIPFLFMGEEYGERRPFYFFTDYTGELAKIVREGRMAEAEGFGGLKTGRTAADLPDPNVLSTFEHSKLDWQWREREEGQKNLAFVTELLTLRKTYIVPLLRQSWAMESGALEVSEGAVAVWWKFANLTLALRANLSGQALVLPSIDGTVIYERYGKEAKPAENGALPPHSVVFAIDIEPAN